A genomic window from Sulfurovum riftiae includes:
- a CDS encoding YcgJ family protein: protein MKLKLLTATALILGLSTFATAKGNVYSPDHGIICDKKSGFCVDSEGISMAFTEEYLGKKAADKFRKMTEGVHMDMSSYTLSNGLSCDSKKRICKKSKWDDKADKHWTNILFGK, encoded by the coding sequence ATGAAACTAAAATTACTAACGGCGACGGCACTTATTCTTGGACTCAGTACATTTGCAACTGCAAAAGGCAATGTTTACTCTCCGGATCATGGCATCATCTGTGACAAAAAGTCGGGCTTCTGTGTGGACTCAGAAGGCATCTCCATGGCATTTACCGAAGAGTACCTTGGGAAAAAAGCCGCTGATAAATTCAGGAAGATGACTGAGGGAGTACATATGGATATGTCAAGCTATACACTCTCGAACGGCCTTTCCTGTGATTCAAAGAAACGCATTTGTAAAAAGAGCAAATGGGACGACAAGGCAGACAAACACTGGACAAATATTTTATTTGGCAAATAA
- a CDS encoding M13 family metallopeptidase translates to MKKNRLIFPLLVAATLSLTATDNNTTGYKENFYKAVNQPWISAHKIADDKNQVSTFTHLDDLFVKNGLALIEKIKKKKQRSVEEQKVLDYYTAFSDMKGRNAKCVTPIEPIFKRIDAIKDHKELAHLMADLAYEGTPIPYGFGPVTDREDATRYVILGMMDGMTLPKKFYEDNSTASQKKIGNYTDYLRDILTLARMDDVNRTVENDMKVERLLASHSLSVTQLHDVKLTNNPSDFKSVEKMLSNLDIAYYFKKMGLPQTMKLNIASPDYFRALNENFKKVPLPVWKDYLKTEVLGAYAGSLSEPFIEAAQRYNIKEGQATKLEPLEIRALRNTSAALSFLFGKLYVDAYFDDADKAKIEKILHSILDTYRTAIKESDRLAPSTKKAALEKLDKMAFNIAYPNKWRDYTPLKVKSDDLIYNVRELVKFGHLLTAEKIKKGKVDKEMWESSPPQEANAFYSPNSNKFILLAGILHAPIFDANATDAANYGGIGLVIAHEIGHAFDNSGAMFDGDGNMKNWWTKEDYAAFEKLKQKLIAQANRYEVISGVHANGALEIGEIIADLSGAEIALRAYLSTLDKSADKNKGMRDFFIQYAKVWKANTRPQVLVMYNDTDGHPASEYRINGTVKNMDAFYEAFGVKEGDGMYLPPGKRVEIW, encoded by the coding sequence ATGAAAAAAAACAGACTGATATTCCCCCTGCTTGTTGCAGCTACACTCTCCCTTACTGCAACAGATAACAATACTACAGGCTACAAAGAGAACTTCTACAAAGCGGTCAACCAGCCGTGGATATCTGCCCACAAGATCGCCGATGACAAGAACCAGGTGAGTACCTTCACCCATCTGGACGATCTCTTCGTCAAGAATGGCTTGGCACTCATAGAGAAGATCAAAAAGAAAAAGCAGCGCAGTGTCGAGGAGCAGAAAGTGCTCGACTACTACACCGCTTTTTCCGATATGAAGGGACGTAACGCCAAATGTGTCACACCGATCGAGCCGATCTTCAAGCGTATCGATGCGATCAAGGACCACAAGGAACTCGCCCACCTGATGGCCGATCTGGCCTACGAGGGAACCCCCATTCCTTACGGTTTCGGTCCGGTAACAGACAGGGAGGATGCGACACGCTATGTCATATTGGGGATGATGGACGGCATGACACTGCCCAAGAAGTTCTACGAAGACAACAGCACCGCATCACAAAAGAAGATCGGTAACTATACCGACTATCTGCGTGACATCCTCACGCTTGCCAGGATGGACGATGTCAACCGTACCGTTGAGAACGACATGAAAGTAGAGCGCCTGCTCGCATCGCACAGCCTGAGTGTGACACAACTGCACGATGTGAAGCTGACGAACAACCCAAGTGACTTCAAGAGCGTAGAGAAGATGCTCAGCAATCTGGATATTGCCTACTACTTCAAGAAGATGGGCCTCCCACAGACCATGAAGCTCAACATCGCCTCTCCGGACTACTTCAGGGCACTCAACGAAAACTTCAAAAAAGTACCTCTGCCTGTCTGGAAGGACTACCTCAAAACAGAGGTGCTGGGGGCCTATGCGGGCAGCCTGAGCGAACCGTTCATAGAAGCGGCACAGCGCTACAACATCAAAGAGGGACAGGCCACCAAGCTCGAACCACTTGAGATCCGTGCACTTCGCAACACCAGTGCTGCACTGAGTTTTCTCTTTGGAAAACTCTATGTCGATGCCTATTTCGACGATGCAGACAAAGCGAAGATCGAGAAGATCCTGCACAGCATACTCGACACCTACCGCACCGCCATCAAAGAGAGTGACCGCCTGGCACCAAGCACCAAAAAGGCAGCACTGGAGAAGCTGGATAAGATGGCCTTCAACATCGCCTACCCGAACAAATGGCGTGACTATACACCGCTCAAGGTCAAAAGTGACGACCTGATCTACAATGTAAGGGAACTGGTGAAGTTCGGACACCTGCTTACCGCAGAGAAGATCAAAAAAGGAAAAGTGGACAAAGAGATGTGGGAGAGCTCCCCGCCGCAGGAGGCCAACGCCTTCTACTCGCCCAACAGCAACAAGTTCATCCTGCTTGCGGGTATCCTCCACGCGCCTATCTTCGATGCCAACGCCACCGATGCAGCCAACTATGGAGGCATAGGGCTGGTGATCGCCCATGAGATCGGACACGCCTTCGACAACTCCGGCGCCATGTTCGATGGAGACGGCAACATGAAGAACTGGTGGACCAAAGAGGACTACGCCGCCTTCGAGAAGCTCAAGCAGAAGCTCATTGCCCAGGCGAACCGGTATGAAGTCATCTCCGGGGTACACGCCAACGGAGCACTTGAAATAGGGGAGATCATCGCCGATCTCAGCGGAGCGGAGATCGCACTGCGCGCCTACCTCTCCACTCTCGACAAGAGTGCCGACAAGAACAAGGGGATGCGGGATTTCTTCATCCAGTACGCCAAGGTATGGAAAGCCAACACCCGTCCACAGGTGCTAGTGATGTACAATGACACCGATGGACACCCTGCCTCGGAGTACCGCATCAACGGTACGGTCAAGAATATGGATGCTTTCTATGAGGCTTTTGGTGTCAAAGAGGGAGATGGTATGTATCTTCCTCCGGGAAAAAGGGTGGAGATCTGGTAG
- a CDS encoding nucleotidyltransferase domain-containing protein encodes MKNLHRNIHEGIRLTEKEKDTLKKSVLSIDPNAKVYLFGSRTDRSKRGGDIDLLIISKVFTRKDISRVRWYFFERFGEQKMDIIVDDGTLATPFVKIIFPKAILL; translated from the coding sequence ATGAAAAACTTACACAGAAATATACATGAGGGCATACGCCTAACTGAGAAAGAGAAGGATACCTTAAAAAAATCCGTTCTCAGTATTGACCCCAATGCAAAAGTATACCTTTTTGGCTCTAGAACTGACAGAAGCAAAAGAGGCGGTGATATTGATCTTTTGATCATTTCTAAAGTGTTTACACGTAAAGATATCTCTCGTGTACGCTGGTATTTTTTTGAACGTTTTGGAGAGCAAAAGATGGATATTATCGTTGACGACGGTACACTTGCTACCCCCTTTGTCAAAATAATATTTCCAAAAGCGATCCTATTATGA
- a CDS encoding tetratricopeptide repeat protein: MRKIILPAAILWMMGTSSIFAEPETAEQIAAEKAYHEKIYKAKTALDNATKALSQDYEQYGVFHPKVADDYKTISEAYFTMGKLDESIEYALRALKVEMKLQKEDDPALAKLYFDTGNKYYMHKQHPTAVLYMEKAAEIYNNGSGKGSLALADTYEAIASVYINLEDNEKSLAYAKKCLDIRKKKLKKDDEALQRAQMNIEYLKGELKKK; the protein is encoded by the coding sequence ATGAGAAAGATCATTTTACCTGCAGCAATTCTATGGATGATGGGAACATCATCTATTTTTGCAGAACCGGAGACAGCAGAACAAATAGCTGCAGAAAAAGCCTATCATGAAAAGATATATAAGGCAAAAACAGCACTGGACAACGCCACTAAAGCACTTTCACAAGATTATGAACAGTATGGGGTGTTTCACCCAAAGGTAGCAGATGATTACAAAACCATCTCAGAAGCATATTTTACTATGGGTAAACTTGATGAGTCTATAGAGTATGCCTTACGTGCTTTAAAAGTAGAGATGAAGCTTCAAAAAGAAGATGACCCCGCATTGGCAAAACTCTATTTTGATACAGGTAACAAGTATTATATGCATAAGCAACATCCAACAGCCGTACTCTATATGGAAAAAGCTGCCGAGATCTACAATAACGGCTCAGGTAAAGGGAGTTTGGCACTTGCCGATACCTATGAAGCGATCGCTTCTGTCTACATCAACCTTGAGGACAATGAAAAATCTCTTGCATATGCCAAAAAATGTCTTGATATTCGTAAAAAGAAGCTTAAAAAAGATGATGAAGCACTGCAAAGAGCACAGATGAATATTGAGTATTTGAAGGGTGAATTGAAAAAGAAGTAG
- a CDS encoding YcgJ family protein, with the protein MKKTALMIAATAMIFGLSGCTDAEMAQVEKGMKDAQQQNAPRGGAVYFPERGIVCDKKAGFCADSTGISMGYTKEYLGQAAQDKMMGYVEKDHMETGSYTMSNGVYCDSAARACYNNKWKERVDSYYTSMLFR; encoded by the coding sequence ATGAAAAAAACAGCACTTATGATAGCAGCAACAGCAATGATCTTCGGACTCAGCGGATGTACCGATGCGGAAATGGCACAGGTAGAGAAGGGAATGAAAGATGCTCAGCAACAGAATGCACCAAGAGGCGGTGCTGTATATTTCCCTGAACGTGGAATAGTTTGTGACAAAAAAGCAGGCTTCTGTGCAGACAGTACGGGTATCTCCATGGGGTATACCAAAGAGTACCTTGGACAGGCAGCACAGGATAAAATGATGGGATATGTTGAAAAAGATCATATGGAAACAGGAAGTTATACAATGAGTAACGGTGTTTATTGTGATTCGGCAGCAAGAGCTTGCTATAACAACAAATGGAAAGAAAGAGTGGACTCATACTATACCAGTATGCTTTTCAGATAG
- a CDS encoding YcgJ family protein, with translation MKRISMSLMAGGIFMTMAATELSAASFNCHKASTSIEKSICTDRYLNELDGDMGKLYLKAKQYQHDLPSLQKMWIKNRNKECGANTDCLYKWTENRIVNFKNIISDAKAGVPVNAPKKKHVQGGSVYFPEHGIVCDKKADFCADSTGISMGYTKEYLGQAAQDKMIGYVKRDHMELDSYTMSNGIYCDSKAKKCYNNKWKEKVDSHYTNMLFR, from the coding sequence GTGAAACGAATAAGCATGAGCTTGATGGCAGGTGGAATATTCATGACAATGGCAGCGACAGAGCTTTCAGCAGCAAGCTTCAACTGCCACAAAGCTTCAACCTCCATCGAGAAGTCGATCTGCACGGACCGTTACCTTAATGAACTAGATGGTGATATGGGAAAACTCTACCTTAAAGCGAAGCAGTACCAGCATGATCTGCCGAGTCTGCAAAAAATGTGGATAAAGAACCGTAACAAAGAATGCGGTGCGAACACGGATTGTCTTTACAAGTGGACAGAGAACCGTATTGTAAACTTTAAGAATATCATCAGCGATGCCAAAGCAGGGGTACCGGTGAATGCTCCAAAGAAAAAACATGTACAAGGTGGAAGCGTCTACTTTCCGGAACATGGTATTGTCTGTGACAAAAAAGCAGATTTCTGTGCAGACAGTACAGGTATCTCTATGGGATATACCAAAGAGTACCTCGGGCAGGCAGCGCAGGACAAAATGATAGGATATGTCAAGAGAGACCATATGGAACTCGACAGCTATACGATGAGCAACGGTATCTACTGTGATTCGAAAGCGAAGAAGTGCTACAACAACAAATGGAAAGAGAAGGTAGATTCACACTATACGAATATGCTTTTCAGATAA
- a CDS encoding helix-turn-helix domain-containing protein, with protein sequence MNPISQILYAYRKSNHLTQQDLVTELSQCANELKALNTVTLSRWETGTTTPSLHKKKLLLNFLASKGCFNGGECHDIAREQYEKLLEPLSTVFTRNYQYLIGNLPERRTGEHTLYDLKKFPQKEEHIEHIIDIEVATNSTGYYTLSAQDLQAWCEHPSSFCVVAERKKQHLGHFVMVKIKNSVAEEIAHYRRSEFSLSKEDFCNVDEQGTYYVHALYGRNPRIAALLNVAAYLHLFDHIKTVDNLMIFSSRTDGVLLTQDYGIAEVAHGVDEEYEFEWHGMLSPVEDILFSDTIVKLIF encoded by the coding sequence TTGAATCCGATTAGCCAGATACTGTATGCTTACAGGAAGTCCAATCATTTGACACAGCAGGACCTTGTCACGGAGCTTTCACAGTGTGCGAATGAACTTAAAGCACTCAACACGGTGACACTGAGCCGCTGGGAGACGGGGACGACGACTCCCAGTTTGCATAAAAAGAAACTCCTCCTGAATTTTCTGGCATCAAAAGGCTGCTTTAATGGTGGGGAGTGTCATGATATTGCAAGAGAGCAGTACGAGAAACTGCTTGAACCTTTAAGCACTGTCTTTACCCGCAACTACCAGTACCTCATAGGCAACCTTCCTGAACGCCGTACAGGTGAGCACACTTTGTATGACCTCAAAAAGTTTCCTCAGAAAGAGGAGCATATAGAGCATATCATCGACATTGAAGTGGCAACCAACTCTACAGGCTACTACACATTGAGTGCGCAGGATCTGCAGGCATGGTGCGAACATCCTTCTAGCTTTTGTGTCGTAGCCGAGCGAAAAAAACAGCATTTGGGACACTTTGTGATGGTGAAGATCAAAAACAGCGTTGCTGAAGAGATAGCCCACTACAGACGAAGTGAATTCTCTTTAAGCAAAGAGGATTTCTGCAATGTGGATGAACAGGGTACCTACTATGTGCATGCCCTTTACGGGCGAAACCCCAGGATCGCAGCCCTACTCAATGTCGCTGCCTACCTGCACCTCTTCGACCATATAAAAACGGTCGATAATCTCATGATCTTCAGCAGCAGAACGGACGGTGTACTTCTCACCCAGGATTACGGCATAGCAGAAGTGGCGCATGGTGTAGATGAAGAATATGAGTTCGAGTGGCACGGTATGCTCTCCCCGGTAGAGGATATTCTCTTTTCAGATACAATCGTCAAGCTTATCTTTTAA
- a CDS encoding NAD(P)/FAD-dependent oxidoreductase, whose amino-acid sequence MAKYDLIVIGSGAAGMMAAITAARSDKNVLLLEKLSKIGAKLKATGGGRCNLTNTLDNETFMSRFGRDGRFMTPALDALDHKALMAFFKEIGVESYAPDGYRVFPVTHSSSTIIDAMEAEMACLGVEVRCSQKVVSLLHDEEHIRGIETETDTFHADNVVIATGGKGYPVLGAEGDGYALAESVGHKVTEVYPAMMPLKTKEKWVANCTADTIAKVVMTVDMKKYKKLKAQGDLIFTKSGIRGPVVLDFSREITPLLSKYDEVPILMNLTKGMNEEQIRSHFKKELAKDPHRNTLALLTTLLPESVSRELCTLAGADPELGFGKQNGQSRDNLIKLLAWTPLTVNGHDGFKMAMITRGGVSLKEIDPGTMQSRKMAGVYFCGEVMNLDGPCGGYNLQWSFASGYLAGKLKA is encoded by the coding sequence ATGGCTAAGTACGATCTTATCGTCATCGGCTCCGGTGCGGCGGGGATGATGGCTGCTATTACAGCGGCACGTAGTGACAAAAACGTACTTCTCCTTGAAAAACTTTCCAAGATAGGAGCCAAACTCAAAGCCACAGGCGGCGGGCGCTGTAACCTGACCAATACTCTGGACAATGAGACTTTCATGAGTCGTTTCGGGCGTGACGGCCGATTTATGACCCCCGCTCTTGATGCGCTTGACCATAAGGCCCTCATGGCTTTCTTCAAAGAGATCGGTGTAGAGAGCTATGCACCTGACGGTTACAGGGTTTTCCCTGTGACACACAGCTCTTCCACCATCATCGATGCCATGGAAGCGGAGATGGCATGTTTGGGCGTAGAGGTACGCTGTTCCCAAAAAGTTGTCTCTCTGCTACATGATGAAGAGCATATTCGAGGTATCGAGACAGAGACCGATACCTTTCATGCAGACAATGTCGTCATTGCCACAGGCGGCAAAGGCTATCCGGTACTTGGTGCAGAGGGTGACGGGTATGCCTTGGCTGAATCAGTTGGGCATAAAGTAACAGAGGTCTACCCCGCCATGATGCCGCTCAAAACGAAAGAGAAATGGGTGGCAAACTGTACGGCTGATACCATTGCAAAGGTTGTCATGACCGTTGATATGAAAAAATATAAAAAATTGAAAGCCCAGGGAGATCTCATCTTTACCAAAAGCGGTATCAGGGGGCCTGTCGTGCTGGATTTTTCTAGAGAGATCACACCCCTTCTGAGCAAATATGACGAAGTACCTATACTGATGAACCTTACCAAAGGGATGAACGAAGAGCAGATAAGAAGCCATTTCAAAAAAGAGCTTGCCAAAGATCCGCACCGCAATACACTCGCACTGCTCACTACCCTGCTTCCGGAATCGGTAAGCCGTGAACTCTGTACACTTGCCGGCGCTGACCCTGAGCTGGGTTTTGGCAAACAGAATGGCCAGTCACGTGACAATCTTATAAAACTGCTTGCCTGGACACCGCTTACCGTAAACGGGCATGACGGCTTCAAAATGGCGATGATCACCCGCGGCGGTGTCTCGCTTAAAGAGATCGACCCCGGTACGATGCAGAGCCGGAAAATGGCAGGCGTGTACTTTTGCGGTGAAGTGATGAACCTTGACGGCCCCTGCGGCGGGTATAACTTGCAGTGGAGTTTTGCCAGCGGGTATCTGGCAGGGAAGCTGAAAGCTTAA
- a CDS encoding ArsR/SmtB family transcription factor yields the protein MEDFLNTVSAINDETRIRILRFIEVNEKVCVCDIENSFGMIQSRVSRHLKILKDAGFLRVEREGRWAYYSIRRPIDAFRQTILAEIACLELDIPALMHNCKG from the coding sequence ATGGAAGATTTTCTCAACACTGTCAGTGCCATCAATGATGAGACGCGTATCAGAATACTTCGTTTCATAGAAGTGAATGAAAAAGTATGCGTCTGTGACATAGAGAACTCTTTCGGGATGATACAGTCACGTGTTTCGCGCCACCTGAAGATACTCAAAGATGCGGGTTTCCTACGTGTCGAGCGTGAAGGAAGATGGGCCTACTACAGTATTCGCAGACCCATCGATGCTTTCAGACAGACCATATTGGCAGAGATCGCCTGTCTTGAACTTGATATCCCTGCCCTTATGCATAACTGTAAAGGATGA
- a CDS encoding (2Fe-2S)-binding protein, with protein MENLLDEDRICYCIGVTKGEITKAIDEGADSLEAIREATKACTGSDCKNTNPLKRCCSKEIKKLLEGERKMEKNVFKTAEGAKIAFTGAVAKQQIITMVENCSTGNCECMSDETREKISNIEVAGEDGNVELKLTGDVTKEELEEALERSKVLNDK; from the coding sequence GTGGAGAACCTGCTCGATGAAGACCGTATCTGTTACTGCATCGGTGTGACCAAAGGAGAGATCACCAAAGCCATCGATGAAGGTGCGGATTCGCTCGAAGCCATCAGGGAAGCGACCAAGGCATGTACCGGAAGTGACTGCAAAAACACCAACCCGTTGAAACGATGCTGCTCTAAAGAGATCAAAAAACTACTTGAAGGAGAGAGAAAAATGGAAAAAAATGTATTTAAGACAGCCGAGGGCGCGAAGATCGCCTTTACCGGAGCGGTAGCCAAACAGCAGATTATCACGATGGTTGAGAACTGTTCGACCGGCAACTGTGAATGTATGAGTGATGAGACACGCGAGAAGATCAGCAACATTGAAGTAGCCGGAGAAGACGGCAATGTAGAATTGAAACTTACCGGTGATGTCACCAAAGAGGAGCTCGAAGAAGCGCTGGAGCGATCGAAAGTGTTAAACGACAAATGA
- a CDS encoding arsenic transporter, with the protein MILAASLFLVTLIFIIWQPKGLQIGTTAIIGAVAALLLGVVSLNDVWIVTEIVWDATLAFIGIILLSMVLDEIGFFEWCAIKMAKLSKGNGHLMFVYALLLGAFVSALFANDGAALILTPILLAKMRILKLNAKTILAFLLAGGFISDSASLPFVFSNLTNIVTANYFSIGFWEYLQVMYLPFIVSVLASIVILWLILRKEIPSQVDISLLKDPDDVLKSKTLFIFSWFFLTLLLVGYFIGDHYDLPVSLFALGGGLIFLGIASYTKHARAWLTIKTAPWQVVWFSIGLYIVVYGLKNAGLTDHIALILEDLSHRGDTIAIVGTGFLSAFLSAIMNNMPTIMIMDIAIDKMGYAGNEMLAYANIIGCNLGPKMTPFGSLATLLWLHVLSQKGVKISFWQYSKFGLIVTPPVLLIVLLSLV; encoded by the coding sequence ATGATACTCGCTGCTTCTCTTTTCCTCGTTACACTTATCTTCATCATCTGGCAGCCCAAAGGCCTTCAGATCGGTACGACCGCCATCATCGGTGCTGTCGCTGCACTACTGCTCGGTGTGGTCAGCCTGAATGATGTCTGGATCGTTACTGAGATCGTATGGGATGCGACTCTGGCGTTCATCGGTATTATCCTTCTCTCCATGGTCCTCGATGAGATCGGTTTCTTTGAATGGTGTGCCATCAAAATGGCAAAGCTTTCCAAAGGGAACGGGCATCTGATGTTCGTCTATGCTCTGCTTCTGGGTGCCTTCGTTTCCGCACTCTTTGCCAACGATGGAGCAGCGCTCATCCTTACCCCTATTCTGCTTGCCAAGATGCGTATTTTGAAGCTCAATGCCAAGACGATCCTTGCCTTTTTGCTGGCAGGCGGGTTCATCAGCGACAGTGCCTCCCTGCCCTTTGTCTTCTCGAATCTGACCAACATCGTAACGGCCAACTACTTCAGCATTGGATTCTGGGAGTACCTTCAGGTCATGTACCTGCCGTTCATTGTGAGTGTTTTGGCTTCCATCGTCATTTTGTGGCTTATTCTGCGGAAAGAGATTCCTTCACAGGTCGACATTTCACTGCTCAAAGACCCGGATGATGTGCTCAAAAGCAAGACCCTCTTCATCTTTTCATGGTTTTTCCTCACCCTCCTGCTTGTTGGCTATTTCATAGGTGACCACTATGACCTTCCTGTCAGTCTCTTTGCTTTGGGCGGAGGGCTCATCTTCCTTGGCATCGCCTCCTATACCAAACATGCCAGAGCATGGCTGACCATCAAAACCGCTCCCTGGCAGGTGGTCTGGTTCAGTATCGGACTCTATATCGTGGTCTACGGCTTGAAGAATGCAGGCCTGACGGACCACATAGCGCTGATACTCGAGGACCTGAGCCACAGGGGTGATACCATAGCGATCGTGGGGACAGGTTTTCTCTCTGCCTTCCTCTCCGCCATCATGAACAATATGCCGACCATCATGATCATGGATATCGCCATCGACAAAATGGGCTATGCCGGCAACGAAATGCTCGCCTATGCCAACATCATCGGATGTAACCTCGGACCGAAAATGACACCGTTCGGGTCACTCGCGACCCTCCTCTGGCTGCATGTTCTAAGCCAGAAAGGGGTAAAAATAAGCTTCTGGCAGTACAGCAAGTTCGGACTCATCGTTACACCTCCGGTACTTTTGATCGTTCTGCTTTCTTTGGTTTAG
- a CDS encoding SulP family inorganic anion transporter, giving the protein MFNIQNYSKQNIKNDILSGALVAVALVPEAIAFSFIAGVSPIVGLYAAFIIGLITSLLGGKPGMISGATGSVAVVFVSLGLWVKQHYPDLDTEALSMMVLHYILITSIIAGLIQIAIGVMKMGKFIRLVPQPALFGFVNGLAIVIALAQLPFLAPANMDQYSSWLEIIKASVSENYIMYIIIIVTMATMQYLPRVSKAVPAGLVAIVVITLIVYFGGIDTKTVGSMADLSNVSFPHFVMPDLSLLFSWESLKVILPTAVIVALVGLIESLLTLSVLDEMGGERGSGNKECIALGLGNTTSGLFGGMAGCAMIGQSVINFTSGGLGRLSSFTAAMLLIVLVVSFSDVISAIPIAVLVGIMFMVSIGTFEFSSLKRIKHMPRSDAFVLVVVTIITVFEDLAVAVIAGIIISALVFAWEHAKIFAHTKTEDGKKIYELDGPLFFGSVTSFNEQFDVENDPDEVVVDFKKARVMDSSGAEAIDALTEKYKKAGKKLTLRHLSEDCKKTLKIAGPFCTYEEDDPTYKVAHDV; this is encoded by the coding sequence TTGTTCAACATTCAAAACTACTCAAAACAGAACATCAAGAACGACATCCTCTCGGGTGCGCTTGTTGCTGTTGCCCTTGTCCCTGAAGCGATCGCCTTCTCGTTCATTGCCGGGGTCTCTCCCATTGTCGGGCTGTATGCCGCCTTCATCATAGGTCTCATCACTTCCCTTCTTGGGGGTAAGCCTGGGATGATCTCGGGTGCGACCGGTTCGGTTGCCGTGGTCTTCGTCTCCCTTGGGCTCTGGGTCAAACAGCACTACCCGGACCTCGATACGGAAGCACTCTCTATGATGGTACTTCACTACATTCTCATCACTTCCATCATCGCCGGACTCATACAGATCGCCATCGGGGTGATGAAGATGGGGAAATTCATCCGTCTCGTTCCCCAGCCGGCACTCTTCGGGTTTGTCAACGGACTTGCCATCGTTATTGCCCTGGCACAGCTGCCTTTCCTTGCCCCTGCAAACATGGATCAGTACAGCTCCTGGCTGGAAATCATCAAGGCTTCCGTAAGCGAGAATTACATCATGTATATCATCATTATCGTCACGATGGCGACGATGCAGTATCTGCCAAGAGTGAGCAAGGCTGTGCCTGCCGGCCTGGTTGCGATTGTGGTCATCACGCTTATCGTCTACTTTGGCGGTATCGATACCAAAACCGTCGGCAGCATGGCAGACCTTTCAAATGTCTCCTTCCCGCATTTTGTTATGCCAGACCTCTCCCTGCTTTTCAGCTGGGAATCACTCAAGGTGATCCTTCCTACCGCTGTCATCGTTGCACTCGTGGGCCTCATCGAGTCACTGCTTACCCTTTCGGTACTTGACGAGATGGGCGGAGAGAGAGGTTCTGGGAACAAAGAGTGTATCGCACTTGGTCTGGGTAATACCACTTCCGGCCTCTTTGGCGGTATGGCAGGCTGTGCGATGATCGGGCAATCCGTCATCAACTTCACTTCGGGCGGTCTGGGACGCCTCTCTTCCTTTACGGCTGCCATGCTTCTCATTGTACTGGTCGTAAGCTTTTCCGATGTTATTTCGGCCATTCCTATTGCCGTTCTGGTAGGTATTATGTTCATGGTGAGTATCGGTACCTTCGAGTTCTCTTCGCTCAAGCGTATCAAACACATGCCAAGATCCGATGCCTTCGTGCTGGTCGTTGTAACCATCATTACGGTCTTTGAGGACCTTGCGGTAGCAGTCATTGCGGGTATCATCATCTCTGCGCTGGTCTTTGCCTGGGAGCATGCGAAGATCTTCGCCCATACCAAAACGGAAGACGGAAAGAAGATCTACGAGCTTGACGGTCCGCTTTTCTTCGGTTCTGTCACCTCTTTCAACGAGCAGTTCGATGTGGAAAATGATCCTGATGAAGTGGTCGTTGACTTCAAAAAAGCGCGGGTCATGGACTCTTCCGGTGCCGAGGCGATAGATGCTTTGACCGAAAAGTATAAAAAAGCGGGCAAAAAACTGACACTCAGACACCTCTCTGAAGACTGTAAAAAGACCCTCAAGATCGCAGGGCCGTTCTGTACCTACGAAGAGGACGATCCTACCTACAAGGTCGCTCACGACGTGTAG